In Thermocrinis minervae, a single genomic region encodes these proteins:
- a CDS encoding FAD-dependent oxidoreductase, with translation MDYDLVVLGGGLSYTGLEILKNKGLKLALVEKDPDHLGGVCLHEGCVPTKLYLAEAQKLLYFKTSRLFEGEVKHIDLKRLKAYKEELSEELRKGILSLLKGADILYGYGELVEPNLVDVEGKKISGRYVWINTGKRQERPPEGYITTDQVFELEDVPDSVLIEGDDPIGYEFACFFNALGSQVFLNLDADLSFMHPSLKIRFEKMLKESGIKIKEKKDDASLKIYAKRRIPNSDCLKVDISKDKYGHVLVDKGYETSLKDHFAIGDVNGLCELAHASRLQAISVAKRLSEGRGFYIPPHKIPYVLYTIPMAYAKVGFTKKDLQETGVEYTEKGITLRPFAVGSMYSAQEASAYLYFDKKGFFLGGEVLFPFAWEVIGFLTSSLFGEFDINLLKRIPLPHPTLVEILNIRLL, from the coding sequence ATGGACTACGACCTTGTGGTGTTGGGTGGGGGGCTTTCCTACACAGGCCTAGAGATTTTAAAAAACAAGGGTTTGAAGTTGGCTCTCGTGGAAAAGGATCCTGATCATCTGGGTGGTGTTTGCCTTCATGAAGGTTGTGTGCCTACAAAGCTGTACCTTGCAGAAGCCCAAAAGCTCCTTTATTTCAAAACTTCAAGACTCTTTGAGGGAGAGGTGAAACATATTGACCTTAAAAGGCTCAAGGCCTACAAGGAAGAACTTTCCGAAGAGTTGAGAAAAGGTATACTGAGTCTTCTTAAGGGTGCTGACATACTCTACGGGTATGGGGAGCTTGTAGAGCCAAACTTGGTAGATGTAGAAGGCAAAAAGATCTCGGGTAGGTACGTGTGGATAAACACGGGAAAGAGGCAAGAAAGGCCCCCAGAAGGTTACATAACTACGGACCAGGTTTTTGAACTGGAAGATGTTCCCGACTCTGTCCTGATAGAGGGTGATGATCCTATAGGTTATGAGTTTGCTTGCTTTTTCAACGCTTTGGGCAGTCAAGTTTTTCTAAACCTAGATGCAGATCTCTCCTTTATGCATCCTAGTCTAAAGATCAGGTTTGAGAAGATGCTTAAGGAGTCTGGCATAAAGATAAAGGAGAAGAAGGATGATGCAAGTCTAAAGATCTACGCTAAAAGAAGGATACCCAACTCTGATTGCTTAAAAGTGGATATTTCAAAGGACAAGTATGGTCATGTACTGGTAGACAAGGGCTATGAGACATCCCTCAAAGACCACTTTGCTATAGGTGATGTGAACGGCCTTTGTGAGCTCGCTCATGCTAGTAGGCTTCAGGCCATAAGTGTGGCTAAAAGACTGTCGGAAGGTAGAGGTTTTTATATACCACCACACAAGATCCCTTATGTGCTTTACACCATACCCATGGCCTACGCAAAGGTAGGCTTCACAAAGAAGGACCTCCAGGAGACTGGCGTAGAGTACACAGAGAAAGGTATAACCCTAAGACCCTTCGCGGTAGGAAGCATGTATTCAGCTCAGGAGGCAAGCGCTTACCTGTACTTTGATAAGAAGGGCTTTTTCCTTGGCGGTGAGGTTCTCTTTCCTTTTGCTTGGGAGGTGATAGGCTTTCTGACCTCATCCCTCTTTGGAGAGTTTGACATAAACCTCCTCAAGAGGATACCCTTACCACATCCTACCCTCGTAGAAATCTTAAACATAAGGCTTCTGTGA
- a CDS encoding ABC transporter permease encodes MKLLLRLAVRFLFGGKSYTHLVTAVAFLGVMIGVVALLLTMGVFSGFQKALKEKILSSMPHVIVSLIEGKPDDHHLTIIRKNPWVERAFPIMVFQAVIGKDRTFQSVSVKAIRPEDMGVYAGAILEGKPGGVMIGSGLADILGVKVGDQITLISPMGIRTPLGFLPKIERVRVGGIYRRGTFDQDYLTVVMPMEQAISIFGDSWQLSGYEVYLKDPYMAQDVKKELEKSLGSSVFVRSWVDFNQPLFNALELEKRGIFFVLLLMILIASFNITSLLFMKAREKVKDVAILKTYGMKSGQVFLLFVLQGFILGFLGASLGVSLAFLGEWLINRYDLIRVPADVYLMDHVPCYIQTQDLVLTFLGALLLSCMSSLLPAYKVSKEKVVQVLRGE; translated from the coding sequence ATGAAACTACTGCTTAGGCTTGCCGTTAGGTTTCTCTTTGGGGGAAAGAGCTATACACATCTGGTTACAGCGGTAGCATTCCTTGGTGTGATGATAGGTGTAGTTGCACTACTTCTTACCATGGGTGTTTTCTCAGGCTTTCAAAAGGCTCTAAAGGAAAAGATTCTCTCTAGCATGCCTCACGTGATAGTGAGCCTTATAGAGGGAAAGCCAGATGACCATCATCTGACGATAATACGGAAAAATCCATGGGTAGAGAGGGCTTTTCCCATAATGGTATTCCAGGCAGTGATTGGAAAGGACAGAACTTTCCAGAGCGTGAGCGTAAAGGCTATAAGACCTGAGGATATGGGAGTTTACGCGGGTGCCATCCTTGAAGGAAAGCCAGGTGGTGTCATGATAGGGAGTGGTTTGGCCGACATACTGGGTGTGAAGGTGGGGGATCAGATAACTCTTATCTCACCCATGGGTATAAGGACTCCCTTGGGCTTCTTACCTAAGATAGAGAGGGTTAGGGTGGGAGGTATTTACAGGAGGGGGACCTTTGACCAGGACTACCTTACGGTGGTAATGCCCATGGAACAAGCTATTTCTATTTTTGGTGATAGTTGGCAGCTTTCAGGTTATGAAGTGTACCTAAAAGATCCTTACATGGCCCAGGATGTAAAAAAAGAGCTAGAGAAATCTTTGGGAAGCTCTGTCTTTGTCCGTTCTTGGGTAGATTTCAACCAGCCTCTTTTTAACGCCCTCGAACTGGAAAAGAGGGGAATCTTCTTCGTCCTACTTCTCATGATTCTCATAGCCTCCTTTAACATCACTAGCCTTCTTTTTATGAAAGCAAGGGAGAAGGTAAAGGATGTGGCTATCCTCAAGACCTATGGGATGAAGAGCGGGCAAGTTTTCCTTCTCTTCGTCTTACAAGGCTTCATCCTAGGCTTCTTGGGAGCGTCCTTAGGTGTAAGCTTGGCCTTTTTGGGTGAGTGGCTCATAAACCGCTACGATCTTATAAGGGTTCCGGCGGACGTTTACCTCATGGACCATGTACCCTGCTATATACAGACGCAGGACCTGGTGCTCACCTTCTTAGGGGCTCTTCTCCTTTCTTGTATGTCAAGCCTCCTACCTGCCTATAAGGTCAGTAAGGAAAAAGTGGTGCAGGTGTTAAGAGGTGAGTGA
- a CDS encoding PilZ domain-containing protein, with amino-acid sequence MDVKEVLRTLQPGQRYELLTVWKEIPIRTKLLLKWVSPNDMLVGFDYRECVFKNVIQKGHVYLKVGDMYLETVIFSNIRDELVLEVLNLTSPPPVVMREFVRVEPSEEEPVYVDLCLEDRCIVNTKAVDISESGVGIHVSPDYSEELMKMLNFPTEDLLHKAFDVHIKLPSGHVLEAKGELRNIIKDVEGAYIRLGFLIKLSPKDEKLLRSYILKRQKEIIDKLKSL; translated from the coding sequence GTGGACGTTAAAGAAGTCCTGAGAACGTTGCAACCAGGTCAAAGGTATGAGTTGCTGACTGTGTGGAAAGAGATACCCATAAGGACTAAACTACTGCTAAAGTGGGTATCTCCTAACGACATGCTTGTAGGCTTTGATTATAGAGAGTGCGTTTTTAAGAACGTGATACAGAAAGGCCATGTATATTTGAAGGTGGGGGATATGTACTTGGAGACTGTTATATTTAGCAACATACGGGATGAGCTTGTGCTGGAGGTTTTGAACTTAACCTCGCCTCCTCCAGTGGTTATGAGGGAGTTCGTAAGGGTAGAGCCTTCGGAAGAAGAACCTGTTTACGTAGACTTGTGCTTGGAAGATAGGTGTATAGTAAACACTAAAGCTGTAGACATAAGCGAATCTGGTGTTGGAATTCACGTATCACCGGATTATTCTGAAGAGCTTATGAAGATGCTCAACTTTCCAACAGAGGATCTACTCCACAAGGCTTTTGATGTACATATAAAGCTTCCGTCTGGGCATGTGCTCGAGGCCAAGGGTGAGCTAAGGAACATAATAAAAGATGTTGAAGGTGCTTACATACGCCTAGGCTTTCTGATCAAGCTTTCACCGAAAGATGAAAAGCTACTCAGGTCTTACATACTAAAAAGGCAGAAGGAAATAATAGATAAACTTAAGTCTTTATGA
- a CDS encoding type I restriction-modification system subunit M has translation MHTNNHKGKLDIKTLENWLWEAACKIRGEIDAPKYKDYILPLIFIKRLSDVFEDEVKLLSEKYGNMDPESIEELISDDRKLVRFYLPKEARWEEIRKHTENIGEYLTDVVRKIAKENPELHGVVDMVDFNATVAGQRIISDESLKALIEVLSRHRLGIEDVDPDILGRAYEYLIKKFAEGSGQSAGEFYTPGEVATLMALILDPQPGNEIYDPCCGSGGLLIKCHLRFKEKYGNDTSIEPVKFYGQEINPTTYAMAKMNVFIHDMEAEIALGDTMKKPAFLNPDGSLKKFDLVVANPMWNQNFEQSVYENDPYDRFTFGYPPSNTADWGWIQHMFASLKDKGKMAVVLDTGAVSRGSGTSGKNRERDIRKAFVDNDYIEAVILLPENLFYNTTAPGIIIVINKAKPEERKNQILLINASKLFEKGRPKNYLPEDKVKLIADLYSNWKEENGISKIISKEEAIRNDYNLSPSRYVGHTEEDDILPLEDAIVQLRELEEERKEVEEKLEKILKELGLIH, from the coding sequence ATGCATACCAACAACCATAAAGGCAAGCTTGATATTAAAACTCTTGAAAACTGGCTGTGGGAAGCTGCTTGTAAGATCAGGGGTGAGATAGACGCACCTAAATACAAAGATTATATTTTGCCCTTGATTTTCATAAAAAGACTTTCCGATGTATTTGAAGATGAAGTTAAGCTGCTTTCGGAAAAGTATGGAAATATGGATCCTGAGTCTATCGAGGAACTTATTTCGGACGATCGCAAGCTTGTTCGTTTCTATTTGCCTAAAGAAGCCAGGTGGGAAGAAATACGCAAACATACAGAAAACATCGGTGAATATCTGACGGATGTAGTCAGGAAAATTGCAAAGGAAAACCCTGAACTACATGGTGTTGTTGATATGGTAGATTTTAATGCAACGGTTGCGGGACAAAGAATTATAAGCGACGAGAGTCTAAAAGCACTGATAGAAGTTCTAAGCAGGCATCGCCTTGGAATTGAGGATGTAGACCCGGACATTTTAGGTAGAGCTTACGAATACCTTATTAAGAAATTCGCCGAGGGTTCAGGCCAATCCGCCGGAGAGTTTTACACACCTGGAGAGGTGGCCACTCTGATGGCACTTATCTTAGACCCACAACCTGGTAACGAAATCTATGACCCGTGTTGTGGTTCTGGTGGATTGTTGATTAAATGCCACTTAAGATTCAAGGAAAAGTATGGTAATGACACTTCCATAGAACCTGTGAAATTCTACGGACAAGAAATTAACCCTACAACTTACGCCATGGCAAAGATGAACGTCTTCATTCACGATATGGAGGCGGAAATTGCCCTCGGTGATACGATGAAAAAGCCTGCTTTCCTCAATCCAGATGGTTCTCTAAAAAAGTTTGATCTCGTTGTTGCCAATCCCATGTGGAATCAGAATTTTGAGCAATCAGTTTACGAAAATGATCCATACGACAGGTTTACCTTTGGATATCCACCCTCCAATACAGCTGACTGGGGATGGATACAGCATATGTTTGCATCTTTGAAGGATAAGGGAAAAATGGCCGTTGTGTTGGATACCGGTGCCGTCTCCCGTGGTAGTGGAACAAGCGGCAAGAACAGAGAAAGGGATATTAGAAAGGCATTTGTCGATAACGACTATATCGAAGCAGTTATACTGCTTCCAGAAAACCTATTCTATAACACCACTGCACCGGGTATTATCATTGTTATCAACAAAGCAAAACCCGAGGAAAGGAAAAACCAAATACTGCTTATCAACGCATCCAAGTTGTTTGAAAAAGGAAGGCCAAAGAACTACCTACCAGAGGATAAAGTAAAACTAATTGCAGATTTATATTCAAACTGGAAAGAAGAAAACGGCATAAGCAAGATTATCTCAAAAGAAGAAGCCATAAGAAATGATTATAACCTTAGCCCTTCTCGTTACGTGGGGCACACCGAAGAAGACGATATATTACCATTGGAAGATGCCATAGTTCAGCTACGAGAATTAGAAGAAGAGAGGAAAGAAGTGGAAGAAAAGCTGGAAAAAATATTGAAGGAACTGGGACTAATTCATTAA
- a CDS encoding restriction endonuclease subunit S: MNENKGFKQTEIGPIPEDWEVVKLGEVVYEVPLKERQIIIEKNKYYKRIFTKLYGKGVAIKDIIMGSQISTKIMFIVKKDDFIFSKINIRKGAYGVINNHLDGAVVTSEHPILRARTERLDINFLSLYLLQPNVWNIIKSHAKGFSGKERVKTREFLSLLIPLPPLQEQKNIAYVLSTIQEAIEKTDAVLKATKELKKSLMKHLFTYGPVSIHEIEKVKLKETEIGPIPEDWEVVRLGDLKNKNMLKIQFGFPCGKWNDIGSGIPQLRPFNINEMGYIDLNNLKYIQTDKDISNYLVKKGDIIFNNTNSEELVGKTAYFNHDNKKFVISNHMTIIRVIDERLSAYFIAKYLHKKWYEGYYKIICRRHVNQCSINLARLSNIPIPLPPLPVQQKIAEILSAVDEKIQAEENKKKALQELFKSMLHNLMSGKIRVKDLKWVSNE; the protein is encoded by the coding sequence ATTAACGAAAACAAAGGGTTTAAACAGACAGAGATAGGACCTATTCCAGAGGATTGGGAAGTGGTGAAGTTGGGGGAAGTGGTATATGAAGTACCTTTAAAAGAAAGACAAATTATAATTGAAAAAAATAAATATTATAAACGCATATTTACAAAATTATATGGCAAAGGTGTTGCAATAAAAGATATAATAATGGGAAGTCAAATTTCTACTAAAATTATGTTCATAGTTAAAAAAGATGATTTTATCTTTTCGAAAATAAATATCCGTAAAGGAGCTTATGGAGTTATTAATAATCATTTAGATGGTGCTGTCGTAACAAGTGAGCATCCCATACTCAGAGCAAGAACTGAAAGGCTTGACATAAATTTCCTTTCATTATATCTATTACAACCTAATGTATGGAATATAATTAAATCACATGCTAAAGGATTTAGTGGGAAAGAAAGGGTAAAAACTAGAGAGTTTTTATCACTCCTCATCCCCCTCCCCCCGCTTCAAGAGCAAAAGAATATTGCTTATGTGCTTTCTACTATTCAAGAAGCAATAGAAAAAACCGATGCTGTACTAAAAGCAACCAAAGAGCTTAAAAAATCCCTCATGAAACATCTTTTTACCTATGGACCTGTAAGCATCCATGAAATTGAAAAAGTAAAACTAAAAGAAACAGAAATAGGACCTATTCCAGAAGATTGGGAAGTGGTGAGATTGGGGGATTTAAAGAATAAAAATATGCTTAAGATTCAATTTGGTTTTCCGTGTGGCAAATGGAATGATATAGGAAGTGGAATACCTCAATTGAGACCCTTTAATATCAATGAGATGGGTTATATAGATTTAAATAATCTGAAGTATATCCAAACTGATAAAGATATAAGTAATTATTTAGTAAAGAAAGGAGATATTATTTTTAATAATACCAATAGCGAAGAACTAGTTGGTAAAACAGCATATTTTAATCATGATAATAAAAAATTTGTTATTTCAAATCATATGACAATCATAAGAGTAATTGATGAAAGGCTTTCTGCATATTTTATTGCAAAATACCTTCATAAGAAATGGTATGAAGGATACTATAAAATAATTTGCCGAAGACATGTTAATCAATGTAGTATAAATTTGGCTAGATTATCTAATATTCCCATCCCCCTCCCCCCGCTTCCCGTTCAGCAAAAGATTGCAGAGATTTTATCGGCTGTGGATGAAAAGATACAGGCGGAAGAAAATAAAAAGAAGGCATTGCAGGAGCTTTTTAAATCTATGCTTCATAACCTTATGAGTGGTAAAATTAGAGTAAAAGACTTAAAATGGGTTTCCAATGAGTAG
- a CDS encoding type I restriction endonuclease subunit R → MSRGFGAERHSVQEPIIEYAKEIGWQYVPPEEALKLRGDNTKLIFKDIFIKKILELNPFLTEDLAYEVIKKLERLRIDIEGNLTALEYLKGLKNEYIKQERRERNIRLIDIKNIHNNVFHVTDEFEFNNGKKTIRPDIVFLINGIPIVLVETKATYVIEGMNEALDQIRRYHEECPELLAISQIYVISNLVKFSYGATWNTSARSLSDWRLEESSAEPNFEQIIKTFFNKEYIIKLITDYILFTRKDGELQKVVLRPHQIRAVEKIIQRAKDPEKRRGLIWHTQGSGKTYTMIVAAQKILKDPAFENPTVIMLVDRNELEAQLFNNIKAVGIENVEVAESKKHLKELLQSDRRGLIVTMIHKFDNMPPGINKRENIFVLVDEAHRSTSGKLGNHLMSALPNATYIGFTGTPIDKTSHGNSTFITFGINDPPKGYLDKYSIAESIKDGTTVQLHYTLVQNDLRVDKEILEREFLAQVEAEGISDIETLNKILKRAVTLKNMLKNKDRIKKVAEYVAKHYKEFVAPMGYKAFLVAVDREACALYKEELDKHLPPEYSQVVYSKNNNDPPELKKYHLSKEKEKIIRKNFTQPDKDPKILIVTDKLLTGFDAPILYCMYLDKPMRDHVLLQAIARVNRPYEDKNGIKKPCGLIVDFVGIFENLEKALLFDSSDIEGMVKDIELLKEEFVKKMEQARNEYIALIKEHSKDKAVEAAVEYFRDEERRNKYYQFFKELQSMYEILSPDPSLGNYIDDYYTLSKIYWTLKEKDESQTMIDKELARKTAELVRKHTSTDKIDPTNEIYRLDGKTLTKLQESQTSEEDIADIFNMIKSQIEQEKLDLPSSIRISISERADEIAKLFERNQKESLEKLIKLYEDVNQMKVIHQTLIQKNIGEPENIISEIKRIMDKYPYWDKSEDQERKLRREIYEVLFNIKTLNEQQIKDIVSEIINNLKQIKQKPKND, encoded by the coding sequence ATGAGTAGAGGGTTTGGGGCTGAAAGGCATTCAGTTCAAGAACCGATCATTGAATACGCTAAAGAAATTGGCTGGCAGTATGTTCCTCCTGAAGAAGCTCTAAAACTGCGAGGCGACAACACTAAGCTAATATTTAAAGATATTTTTATAAAGAAAATCCTAGAATTAAATCCCTTCCTTACTGAAGATTTAGCCTATGAAGTGATCAAAAAACTTGAAAGACTACGTATCGACATTGAAGGAAATCTTACCGCATTGGAGTATCTCAAAGGTCTAAAAAATGAATACATAAAACAAGAAAGAAGAGAAAGAAATATTCGCCTTATTGATATCAAAAATATACACAACAACGTTTTTCATGTCACTGATGAGTTTGAATTTAACAACGGAAAGAAAACTATCCGTCCTGATATTGTTTTCCTGATAAATGGCATACCCATTGTTTTAGTTGAAACAAAGGCTACCTATGTGATTGAAGGAATGAACGAAGCATTGGACCAGATTAGAAGATATCACGAGGAATGTCCTGAACTTCTGGCAATTTCTCAGATTTATGTAATATCCAATCTTGTCAAATTCAGCTATGGTGCAACCTGGAACACATCAGCGAGATCCTTGTCAGACTGGAGGCTAGAAGAATCATCAGCTGAGCCTAACTTTGAACAGATAATAAAAACATTCTTCAATAAAGAGTACATAATCAAACTCATCACGGATTATATTCTTTTCACCAGAAAAGATGGTGAATTACAAAAAGTTGTCCTAAGACCACATCAAATCAGAGCAGTTGAAAAAATAATTCAAAGGGCAAAGGACCCAGAAAAACGAAGAGGACTCATATGGCACACTCAGGGTTCTGGCAAAACTTACACTATGATTGTAGCAGCTCAAAAGATTCTCAAAGATCCAGCCTTTGAAAATCCTACCGTCATAATGCTAGTAGATAGAAATGAACTTGAAGCACAATTATTCAACAATATCAAGGCAGTTGGAATTGAAAATGTAGAAGTCGCAGAAAGTAAAAAGCACCTCAAGGAACTACTTCAAAGTGACCGGAGAGGTCTAATTGTGACGATGATCCATAAATTTGACAATATGCCACCAGGTATTAATAAGCGGGAAAATATATTTGTACTTGTTGATGAGGCCCATCGTTCCACATCTGGAAAGCTTGGCAACCATCTAATGAGTGCCTTACCAAATGCTACCTATATTGGATTTACAGGAACACCCATCGATAAAACAAGTCATGGAAACAGTACGTTTATAACTTTTGGAATTAATGACCCGCCAAAAGGTTACCTTGATAAATACAGTATCGCCGAATCTATTAAGGATGGGACCACAGTACAACTCCATTACACTCTCGTACAAAACGATTTACGTGTCGATAAAGAAATACTAGAAAGAGAATTTTTAGCTCAAGTAGAAGCAGAAGGAATAAGCGATATTGAAACATTAAACAAGATTCTTAAAAGAGCTGTTACACTCAAAAACATGTTAAAGAATAAAGATAGAATTAAAAAAGTTGCAGAATATGTAGCCAAACATTATAAAGAGTTTGTAGCACCAATGGGATACAAAGCGTTTTTGGTGGCAGTTGATAGAGAAGCTTGTGCTCTGTACAAAGAGGAGCTTGATAAGCATCTACCGCCTGAGTATTCACAAGTTGTTTATAGCAAAAACAATAACGATCCTCCAGAATTAAAAAAATATCACCTTTCAAAAGAAAAGGAAAAGATTATAAGAAAAAACTTTACACAACCTGACAAAGACCCAAAAATCTTAATCGTTACAGACAAACTATTGACTGGTTTTGATGCTCCCATACTCTATTGTATGTACCTTGACAAACCAATGCGTGACCACGTTTTATTACAAGCGATAGCAAGAGTTAACAGACCTTACGAAGATAAAAATGGAATAAAGAAACCTTGTGGGCTTATTGTAGACTTTGTGGGCATCTTTGAAAACCTTGAAAAGGCTTTATTGTTTGACTCGTCTGATATTGAGGGTATGGTGAAGGACATTGAGCTCCTAAAGGAGGAGTTTGTAAAGAAGATGGAACAAGCAAGAAATGAATATATAGCTTTAATAAAAGAACATTCAAAAGATAAAGCCGTTGAAGCCGCAGTTGAGTATTTTAGGGATGAAGAGAGGCGTAATAAATATTACCAGTTCTTCAAGGAACTGCAAAGCATGTACGAGATACTTTCGCCTGACCCGTCCTTAGGAAACTATATTGATGATTACTATACGCTTTCAAAAATATACTGGACTTTAAAAGAAAAAGACGAATCACAAACTATGATAGATAAAGAACTTGCTCGAAAAACTGCAGAACTAGTTCGCAAACATACCAGCACCGATAAAATTGATCCTACCAATGAAATCTATAGATTAGATGGGAAAACTTTGACTAAATTACAGGAAAGCCAAACATCAGAAGAAGATATAGCAGACATCTTTAATATGATTAAATCTCAGATTGAACAAGAAAAGTTAGACTTGCCTTCTTCTATCAGAATTAGCATTAGTGAAAGAGCAGATGAGATTGCTAAACTCTTTGAGAGAAATCAAAAAGAATCTCTCGAAAAGCTAATAAAGCTCTATGAAGATGTTAATCAAATGAAAGTAATTCACCAGACATTAATACAGAAAAATATAGGAGAACCCGAGAATATAATCAGTGAAATAAAACGAATAATGGATAAATACCCTTACTGGGATAAAAGTGAAGATCAGGAAAGAAAATTGAGGAGAGAAATTTATGAAGTTTTATTTAACATAAAAACTCTCAATGAACAACAAATAAAGGACATTGTTTCAGAAATAATTAATAACTTGAAACAGATAAAGCAAAAACCGAAAAATGATTAG
- a CDS encoding M48 metallopeptidase family protein: MISVEKFKEEVLMLAEEIGVKPKEIHLRTMKRKLASCSSKGRLTFDKSILEEPKERRYEIILHELLHLKYPNHGKIFKLVLKAYLSKILDRSL; the protein is encoded by the coding sequence ATGATTAGTGTAGAAAAGTTTAAAGAAGAAGTTCTTATGTTAGCCGAAGAGATTGGTGTCAAACCAAAGGAAATTCACCTAAGAACCATGAAAAGAAAGCTCGCAAGTTGCTCTAGCAAAGGCAGACTTACCTTTGATAAATCTATTTTAGAAGAACCAAAAGAAAGAAGGTACGAAATTATTCTGCATGAACTCCTTCATCTAAAATATCCCAACCATGGTAAGATTTTTAAACTTGTCTTGAAAGCTTACCTTTCAAAGATTTTAGACAGGAGTTTATAA
- a CDS encoding DUF1122 family protein has translation MESLKKLLEGVKLEEGILRITTRSPGRFAEEENWTLCINNKRVLYAKVFYGRKPYWKEWVELFHIDPSFFGSKAEDTLYTILSKDFGRLFVEYYEDSITMQQLRKALPPEQTRLGSLLLSKGYRYLKDWYFPEGWMEGGYKLQAER, from the coding sequence GTGGAAAGCTTGAAGAAGCTTTTAGAGGGAGTGAAACTAGAGGAAGGGATACTTAGGATCACCACTAGAAGTCCTGGTAGGTTTGCAGAGGAGGAAAACTGGACCCTTTGTATCAACAACAAAAGAGTGCTCTATGCCAAAGTCTTCTATGGGAGAAAACCATACTGGAAGGAATGGGTGGAACTTTTCCACATAGACCCTTCCTTTTTCGGAAGTAAGGCTGAGGATACACTTTACACGATCCTTTCTAAGGACTTTGGAAGGCTCTTTGTAGAGTACTACGAGGATAGCATAACCATGCAGCAACTAAGGAAGGCCCTTCCACCTGAGCAAACAAGGCTTGGGAGTCTTCTCCTCTCAAAAGGCTACAGGTACCTAAAAGACTGGTACTTTCCTGAAGGGTGGATGGAAGGAGGCTACAAACTGCAGGCAGAAAGGTAA
- the corA gene encoding magnesium/cobalt transporter CorA: protein MIILYTSTQQGIKEVSIDAFGEIPKDRIVWFDVVNPTEDEINWMKSVVGFEMPSREVFGDIEISSKYKEEGEALYINLSFVIQQKDDILVEPVFFFLKGRYMVSLRYRDIPSLMIFKKRLELSNYNFQTPDAIFSQIVNIEVDRIGDRLEILGKRIKNIRKEVFTEQSEEIIKELSYYDELNITLRESINEKIRVLTHVIKSPKINAQTKRELKIALDDLMTLHDYTTLYMDRIDSIQSSLLGLISMKQNEAVKVFTVIATVFLPATLIASIFGMNFKHMPELNWKYGYVYALSLMIIVTFVMIYWTRRKGWL from the coding sequence GTGATAATACTGTACACTAGCACACAACAAGGTATAAAAGAAGTCTCCATAGACGCTTTCGGAGAGATCCCCAAGGATAGGATAGTCTGGTTTGACGTAGTAAACCCCACCGAGGACGAGATAAACTGGATGAAGAGCGTCGTAGGCTTTGAGATGCCATCGAGGGAAGTCTTTGGAGACATAGAGATAAGCAGCAAGTACAAGGAAGAGGGTGAAGCTCTATACATAAACCTCTCCTTCGTTATACAGCAAAAAGATGACATACTCGTGGAGCCCGTTTTCTTCTTTCTAAAGGGAAGGTATATGGTAAGCCTTCGCTACAGAGATATACCCAGCTTGATGATATTCAAAAAAAGGCTTGAACTCAGCAACTATAATTTTCAAACACCTGATGCTATATTTTCACAGATAGTAAACATAGAAGTAGACAGGATTGGCGACAGGCTTGAGATACTTGGAAAGCGGATAAAAAACATAAGGAAAGAGGTCTTCACAGAACAGTCCGAAGAGATAATAAAAGAGCTATCTTACTACGATGAACTTAACATAACCTTGAGGGAAAGCATAAACGAGAAGATAAGAGTGCTTACTCATGTGATCAAAAGTCCAAAGATAAACGCTCAGACTAAAAGGGAGTTAAAGATAGCCCTTGATGACCTTATGACCCTCCACGACTACACTACCCTCTACATGGACAGGATAGACAGTATACAGAGTTCCCTCCTTGGCCTTATCTCCATGAAACAGAACGAAGCAGTAAAGGTTTTTACAGTCATAGCCACAGTGTTCCTGCCAGCAACGCTGATAGCTAGCATATTTGGGATGAACTTCAAACATATGCCAGAGCTAAACTGGAAGTACGGGTATGTGTACGCCCTTAGTCTCATGATCATAGTTACCTTCGTGATGATCTACTGGACTAGGAGGAAGGGTTGGCTCTGA